The following are from one region of the Elusimicrobiota bacterium genome:
- a CDS encoding glycosyltransferase produces the protein MTKVSVVIDNHNYGRFLRETLDSVLTQVLDDVDVEIVVVDDGSTDDSREILSSYAPRIKSLLQARQGQASAFNAGFASATGDIVCLLDSDDVFLPGKLAAVLKAFEDPKVVCVQHFLHDTDAHLKPLPRRFPAWPARYTLDDYAAGRAEFTATSGLAFRRETLLKLLPIPKDLFYYLDDFLTAHALFFGEIANVPEVLGLHRMHGANWCAGGLEDPNKIERDFVDRANYSAHRDRWLAEAGRSRTPEAVEAEALELWRRRVLVEALRARPVEAARAWAEGLRALPKTRHARFRAATTGLAVLSPTLYLALYDLYSRP, from the coding sequence ATGACCAAAGTCTCGGTCGTCATCGATAACCACAACTACGGGCGCTTTCTCAGAGAGACGCTCGACTCGGTCCTCACTCAAGTCCTCGACGACGTGGACGTTGAAATCGTCGTCGTTGATGATGGGTCCACGGACGATTCCCGAGAGATCCTGTCTTCGTACGCCCCGCGCATTAAGTCGTTGCTTCAGGCGCGGCAGGGACAGGCCTCCGCTTTCAACGCCGGCTTCGCCTCCGCGACGGGCGATATCGTTTGCCTCCTCGACTCCGACGACGTTTTTCTTCCCGGGAAGTTGGCCGCCGTTCTCAAGGCGTTCGAGGACCCGAAAGTCGTCTGCGTCCAACATTTCTTGCATGACACCGATGCGCACCTCAAGCCCCTCCCCCGCCGCTTCCCCGCCTGGCCCGCCCGGTACACCCTCGATGACTACGCCGCCGGCCGCGCCGAGTTCACCGCCACCTCGGGCCTGGCCTTCCGGCGCGAGACCTTGCTCAAGCTCCTGCCCATCCCGAAGGACCTCTTCTACTACCTCGACGATTTTCTGACCGCCCACGCCCTGTTCTTCGGCGAGATCGCCAACGTCCCGGAGGTCCTCGGCCTGCACCGCATGCACGGCGCGAACTGGTGCGCGGGCGGGCTCGAGGACCCGAACAAGATCGAGCGCGACTTCGTCGACCGCGCTAATTATTCCGCCCACCGCGACCGCTGGCTCGCGGAGGCGGGCCGCTCGCGGACGCCCGAGGCCGTCGAGGCCGAGGCCCTGGAGCTGTGGCGCCGGCGCGTCCTGGTCGAGGCGCTGCGCGCCCGGCCCGTTGAGGCGGCGCGGGCCTGGGCCGAGGGCCTGCGGGCGCTGCCCAAGACCCGGCACGCGCGCTTTCGCGCCGCGACGACGGGGCTGGCGGTCCTGTCGCCGACCCTCTACCTCGCGCTGTACGACCTCTACTCCCGGCCATGA
- a CDS encoding glycosyltransferase, with protein MSETFDLTVVVPTLNEEGSLRQVLPRLKETFKRLGVRGEILVVDGRSKDATVAVAESLGARVLVQTARGLGGALREGLLAANSPWAAVVDADGSHPPEVLAQMWAKRDEADLVIASRYVPGGSAVMDPLRQVLSRSLNIVARLVLDLPARDSSGGFRLYRAEVVRPVADAAVATDFTIQQELLVGILSRGGRVLEVPFRYEPRIDGASKASALRLAPAYVRMLLRLRGRSRR; from the coding sequence ATGAGCGAGACCTTCGACCTGACGGTGGTGGTGCCCACGCTCAACGAGGAGGGCTCCTTGCGCCAGGTGCTGCCGCGCCTGAAGGAGACCTTCAAGCGCCTGGGCGTGCGCGGCGAGATCCTCGTCGTCGACGGCCGCTCCAAGGACGCGACCGTCGCCGTCGCCGAGTCCCTCGGCGCGCGCGTGCTCGTGCAGACCGCGCGCGGCCTGGGCGGGGCCCTGCGCGAGGGCCTGCTGGCGGCGAACTCCCCCTGGGCCGCGGTCGTCGACGCCGACGGCTCGCACCCGCCCGAGGTGCTGGCGCAGATGTGGGCCAAGCGGGACGAGGCCGATCTCGTCATCGCTTCCCGCTACGTCCCCGGCGGCTCGGCCGTGATGGACCCCTTGCGCCAGGTGCTCAGCCGTTCGCTGAACATCGTCGCCCGCCTCGTGCTCGACCTGCCCGCCCGGGATTCCTCGGGCGGCTTCCGGCTCTACCGCGCCGAGGTCGTCCGCCCCGTCGCCGACGCCGCGGTCGCGACCGACTTCACCATCCAGCAGGAGCTCCTCGTGGGCATACTGTCGCGCGGCGGCCGCGTGCTCGAGGTCCCGTTCCGCTACGAGCCGCGCATCGACGGCGCCTCCAAGGCCTCGGCCCTGCGCCTGGCCCCGGCCTACGTGCGCATGCTGCTCCGGCTGCGCGGACGGAGCCGCCGATGA
- a CDS encoding class I SAM-dependent methyltransferase, whose product MTTLTRLETLSTADRFNDEVWSRVQSFIGSDILEVGMGIGIFTEKLLARGKVFGVEIVPEFVAEARRRLGDRPGLEYLVADIGGPALPDSLRGRAFDTIVCMNVLEHIEDDRGTLARFLGLLKPGGNLVLVVPAHRWLFNPLDSHDGHFRRYERAELAGKLEAAGFRVVHESTFNLFGIAGWFLNGTILRRKDLPAGQMGLFNKVAPLLFWLENLVGPPVGLSLLAVGAKP is encoded by the coding sequence ATGACGACCTTGACGCGCCTGGAGACGCTCTCGACGGCCGACCGCTTCAACGACGAGGTCTGGAGCCGGGTCCAGTCCTTCATCGGGAGCGACATCCTCGAGGTCGGCATGGGCATCGGCATCTTCACCGAGAAGCTCTTGGCCCGCGGCAAGGTCTTTGGCGTCGAGATCGTGCCCGAGTTCGTCGCGGAGGCCCGCCGCCGCCTCGGCGACCGGCCGGGGCTCGAGTATCTCGTCGCCGACATCGGCGGGCCGGCCCTGCCCGATTCCCTGCGCGGGCGCGCCTTTGATACCATCGTGTGCATGAACGTGCTCGAGCACATCGAAGACGACCGCGGGACCCTCGCGCGCTTCCTCGGCCTTCTCAAGCCCGGGGGGAATCTCGTCCTGGTCGTGCCGGCGCACCGCTGGCTGTTCAACCCGCTCGACTCCCACGACGGCCATTTCCGGCGCTATGAGCGCGCGGAACTCGCCGGGAAGCTCGAGGCGGCCGGCTTCCGCGTCGTTCACGAATCCACGTTCAACCTGTTCGGCATCGCCGGCTGGTTCCTGAACGGGACCATCCTGCGCCGCAAGGATCTGCCCGCGGGGCAGATGGGGCTGTTCAACAAGGTCGCCCCGCTCCTGTTCTGGCTCGAGAACCTCGTCGGGCCGCCCGTCGGGCTGTCTTTGCTGGCGGTGGGGGCCAAGCCGTGA
- a CDS encoding DegT/DnrJ/EryC1/StrS family aminotransferase produces the protein MDREIGVGGFAVSPLARRYVNEVLDSNRLSYGPFHRRFEAAFAAEHDSKHSVFCNSGTSALQIALQALKEKHGWADGDEVIVPSVTFIATSNVVLHNRMVPVFADVDPRTYTLDPAKFEAAITSKTRAVIPVHLLGLPADMDPISAVARKAGLSIIEDSAETMFARYKGRKVGSLGDIGCFSTYIAHYIVTGVGGLATTSDPDLAVRLRSLMNHGRDSIYLSIDDDQGATGARLHEIVAKRFQFVSVGHSYRATELEAALGLAQLEEKDGIVAARTGMAARLSAGLKEFEGRLQLPFSPPDRDHTFMLYGLVLKNEDKASLVNFLEDRGVETRDLLPLLNQPVYKKMFGDLESKHPVAKHLNRSGFYIGCHQYMTANDADYVIAQFREFFRSR, from the coding sequence ATGGACCGTGAAATAGGGGTCGGCGGCTTCGCCGTCAGCCCTCTCGCCCGCCGCTACGTCAACGAGGTGCTGGACTCGAACCGGCTGTCCTACGGACCGTTCCATCGCCGCTTCGAGGCCGCCTTCGCGGCCGAGCACGACTCCAAGCACTCGGTGTTCTGCAACTCGGGCACGAGCGCGCTCCAGATCGCCCTGCAGGCCCTCAAGGAGAAGCACGGCTGGGCCGACGGCGACGAGGTCATCGTCCCGTCCGTCACCTTCATCGCGACCTCGAACGTCGTCCTGCACAACCGCATGGTCCCGGTGTTCGCCGACGTGGACCCGCGCACCTACACGCTCGATCCCGCCAAGTTCGAGGCCGCGATCACGTCCAAGACGCGGGCGGTCATCCCGGTCCACCTGCTCGGCCTGCCCGCCGACATGGACCCTATCTCCGCCGTGGCCCGAAAAGCGGGTCTTTCCATTATCGAGGACTCCGCCGAGACCATGTTCGCCAGGTACAAGGGCCGCAAGGTGGGCTCGCTCGGCGACATCGGCTGCTTCTCGACCTACATCGCCCACTACATCGTGACCGGCGTGGGCGGCCTCGCCACGACGAGCGACCCGGACCTGGCGGTGCGCCTGCGCAGCCTGATGAACCACGGCCGCGACTCGATCTACCTCTCCATCGACGACGACCAGGGCGCGACCGGGGCGAGGCTGCACGAGATCGTCGCCAAGCGCTTCCAGTTCGTCTCCGTCGGCCACAGCTACCGCGCCACCGAGCTCGAGGCGGCCCTGGGCCTGGCCCAGCTCGAGGAGAAGGACGGCATCGTCGCCGCGCGCACCGGTATGGCCGCGCGCCTTAGCGCCGGCCTCAAGGAGTTCGAGGGCAGGCTGCAATTGCCCTTCAGCCCCCCGGACCGGGACCACACCTTCATGCTCTACGGCCTCGTGCTGAAGAACGAGGACAAGGCTTCCCTCGTGAACTTCCTCGAGGACCGCGGGGTGGAGACAAGAGATCTGCTGCCGTTGTTGAACCAGCCCGTGTACAAGAAGATGTTCGGCGATCTCGAGTCGAAGCACCCGGTCGCCAAGCATCTCAACCGCTCCGGCTTCTACATCGGCTGCCATCAGTACATGACCGCGAACGACGCCGATTACGTGATCGCGCAGTTCCGTGAATTCTTCCGGTCACGCTAA